The Equus quagga isolate Etosha38 chromosome 2, UCLA_HA_Equagga_1.0, whole genome shotgun sequence genome has a window encoding:
- the OPN4 gene encoding melanopsin, giving the protein MNPPSEPQVPLGPAQEPGCVATPASPSRWSGSRSSTSSLGQPLPVGPTAAGAQADAWVPFPTVDVPDHAHYTMGTVILLVGLTGMLGNLTVIYTFCRGLLPGVNVMIKSRGLRTPANMFIINLAVSDFLMSFTQAPVFFASSLYKQWLFGKAGCEFYAFCGALFGITSMITLTAIALDRYLVITRPLATVGVVSKRWAALVLLGIWLYALAWSLPPFFGWSAYVPEGLLTSCSWDYMTFTPSVRAYTMLLMCFVFFLPLLVIVYCYVFIFRAIRETGRALQTFGAWEGGGECPRQRQRLQSEWKMAKIVLLVILLFVLSWAPYSVVALVAFAGYAHVLTPYMNSVPAVIAKASAIHNPIIYAIIHPKYRMAIAQHLPCLGVLLGVSSQRTRPYTSYRSTHRSTLSSQGSDLSWISGRRRQASLGSESEVGWMDTEAAAVWGAAQQMSGWSPCGQGLEDMEAKAPPRPQGWEGEALRKRLLPMCPREGEPWAAPTIMRLLPPPAFPSREHPPLMLQPRGRLTARPWAGVPCTATEASPAGSTP; this is encoded by the exons ATGAACCCTCCCTCAGAGCCACAAGTCCCTCTGGGCCCGGCCCAGGAGCCCGGCTGCGTGGCCACCCCGGCCTCACCCAGCAGGTGGAGTGGATCCCGGAGCAGCACCTCCAGCCTGGGCCAACCTCTGCCCGTCGGTCCCACG GCAGCCGGGGCTCAGGCTGATGCCTGGGTCCCCTTCCCCACAGTTGATGTTCCAGACCACGCCCACTACACCATGGGCACCGTGATCCTGCTGGTGGGGCTCACGGGGATGCTGGGCAATCTGACGGTCATCTATACCTTCTGCAGG GGTTTACTTCCTGGAGTCAATGTGATGATTAA GAGCAGAGGCCTCAGGACACCTGCCAACATGTTCATTATCAACCTCGCCGTCAGCGACTTCCTCATGTCCTTCACCCAGGCGCCTGTCTTCTTTGCCAGCAGCCTCTATAAGCAGTGGCTCTTTGGGAAGGCAG GCTGTGAATTCTATGCCTTCTGTGGGGCTCTCTTCGGCATCACCTCCATGATTACGCTGACGGCCATCGCCCTGGACCGCTACCTGGTGATCACACGCCCACTGGCCACTGTTGGGGTGGTGTCCAAGAGGTGGGCAGCACTTGTCCTGCTGGGCATCTGGCTCTACGCCCTGGCCTGGAGTCTGCCGCCCTTCTTTGGCTGGA GCGCCTACGTGCCCGAGGGGCTGCTGACCTCCTGCTCCTGGGACTACATGACCTTCACGCCGTCCGTCCGCGCCTACACCATGCTGCTCATGTGCTTCGTGTTCTTCCTCCCCCTGCTCGTCATCGTCTATTGCTACGTCTTCATCTTCAGGGCCATCCGGGAGACAGGCCG GGCCCTCCAGACTTTCGGGGCCTGGGAGGGCGGTGGCGAGTGTCCCCGGCAACGGCAGCGGCTGCAGAGCGAGTGGAAGATGGCCAAGATCGTGCTGCTTGTCATCCTTCTCTTCGTGCTCTCCTGGGCCCCCTACTCCGTGGTGGCCCTGGTGGCCTTTGCGGG GTACGCGCACGTGCTGACGCCCTACATGAACTCGGTGCCAGCTGTCATCGCCAAGGCCTCTGCCATCCACAACCCCATCATTTATGCTATCATCCACCCCAAGTACAG AATGGCCATCGCCCAGCACCTGCCCTGCCTGGGGGTGCTGCTGGGCGTGTCGAGCCAGCGCACCCGTCCGTACACCAGCTACCGCTCCACCCACCGCTCCACACTGAGCAGCCAGGGCTCAGACCTCAGCTGGATCTCCGGACGGAGGCGCCAAGCGTCCCTGGGCTCTGAGAGCGAGGTG GGCTGGATGGACACGGAGGCAGCAGCTGTGTGGGGCGCTGCCCAGCAAATGAGCGGATGGTCCCCCTGTGGTCAGGGCCTGGAAGACATGGAAGCCAAGGCCCCTCCCAGGCCAcagggatgggaaggagaggCTCTCCGGAAG AGGCTGCTCCCCATGTGCCCCAGGGAAGGGGAGCCCTGGGCTGCTCCTACCATTATGcggctcctgcctcccccagcatTCCCATCCAGGGAGCACCCTCCCCTGATGCTCCAGCCTCGAGGAAGACTCACTGCCAGGCCCTGGGCGGGGGTACCGTGCACGGCCACGGAGGCCAGCCCGGCAGGCAGCACCCCCTAG